A part of Luteolibacter flavescens genomic DNA contains:
- a CDS encoding DUF2341 domain-containing protein, with the protein MIARHVIASLALLAPLHAAEGWWNKEWTQRQKININTGSDAANLSGAVENAAVLVRLHDGNFQFANAAPDGSDLRFVTDDGTVLPHEIEKYDGLVDGGFIWVKVPSLAAGGATTVNLYYGSANPAGVPVAKPGDVHDAALVWHFADRGGAPADATANGNDGSIPLTSSEGAIIGSGARLLGAEPVTVAASPSLDFSNGFTWSAWVKPTALQAGAEIFRRGDFRIVLDNGVPVVAAGGERSTPGQPVTAGSWTHLAATAEAGKVSLFVNGEPVSQLAATLPVLDGALTIGGTEAGSRFVGEIDELQISSAPRSADWVKFTAISQGGTDAGQRTVSLGEVEGGEGGGGHSEALEHVMLFGDIAKNMMFDGWIAIGVCVVMIVIGWTVAFKKFTYLNKVQKGTRAFLQQWEELSSDLTALDHNDPAGISSLEQTADDRTRGLIRQSPLYQIYHIGSKEIRHRLDRDKDRTKGLSGRSIQAVRAALDRGLVRETHRLTKGLVYLTISIAGGPYVGLLGTVVGVMITFAIISKSGEVDVNSIAPGIASALLATVAGLVVAIPALFIYSYLNSRIKETTSDMHVFIDEFVAKMAEFYPPAGESSPYAPNNDKVA; encoded by the coding sequence ATGATCGCACGTCACGTCATCGCCTCCCTCGCGCTTCTCGCCCCGCTCCACGCCGCCGAAGGCTGGTGGAACAAGGAGTGGACCCAGCGCCAGAAGATCAACATCAACACCGGCTCCGATGCCGCGAATCTCTCCGGCGCGGTGGAAAATGCGGCGGTGCTGGTACGCCTGCACGACGGGAATTTCCAATTTGCCAATGCCGCCCCCGATGGCAGCGACCTGCGCTTCGTCACGGACGATGGCACGGTGCTGCCGCACGAGATCGAGAAGTACGATGGCCTCGTGGATGGCGGCTTCATCTGGGTGAAGGTGCCATCGCTGGCGGCGGGTGGTGCCACCACGGTGAATCTCTACTACGGATCTGCGAATCCCGCCGGAGTGCCGGTGGCGAAGCCGGGCGATGTCCATGACGCGGCGCTGGTGTGGCACTTCGCGGATCGCGGTGGTGCTCCTGCGGATGCGACGGCGAATGGAAACGATGGCAGCATTCCACTCACGTCATCGGAGGGCGCGATCATCGGCAGCGGTGCCCGCCTGCTCGGTGCGGAGCCGGTGACGGTGGCCGCATCGCCTTCGCTCGACTTCAGCAATGGCTTCACATGGTCGGCCTGGGTGAAGCCGACCGCGCTGCAAGCGGGCGCGGAGATTTTCCGCCGCGGTGACTTCCGTATCGTGCTGGACAATGGCGTGCCGGTGGTGGCCGCGGGCGGCGAGCGCAGCACTCCCGGCCAGCCGGTGACGGCGGGGAGCTGGACGCACCTCGCGGCGACGGCGGAGGCGGGGAAGGTCTCGCTCTTCGTGAATGGCGAGCCGGTGAGCCAGCTTGCGGCGACCTTGCCGGTGCTGGATGGTGCACTGACCATCGGTGGCACGGAGGCGGGTTCGCGCTTCGTCGGGGAGATCGATGAACTGCAAATCTCCAGCGCCCCGCGCTCCGCGGACTGGGTGAAATTCACCGCGATCAGCCAGGGAGGCACGGATGCCGGACAGCGCACGGTTTCGCTCGGTGAAGTGGAGGGCGGCGAAGGTGGCGGCGGTCACAGCGAGGCGCTGGAGCACGTGATGCTCTTCGGAGACATCGCGAAGAACATGATGTTCGACGGCTGGATCGCCATCGGTGTCTGCGTGGTCATGATCGTGATCGGGTGGACGGTGGCGTTCAAGAAATTCACCTATCTCAACAAGGTCCAGAAAGGCACGCGCGCCTTCCTCCAGCAGTGGGAGGAGCTTTCTTCCGACCTCACGGCGCTCGATCACAATGACCCCGCGGGCATCAGCTCGCTGGAGCAGACGGCGGACGATCGCACGCGCGGGCTGATCCGGCAGTCGCCGCTCTATCAGATCTATCACATCGGCTCGAAGGAGATCCGCCACCGGCTTGATCGCGACAAGGATCGCACGAAGGGTCTCTCCGGCCGCTCGATCCAGGCGGTGCGCGCGGCGCTGGACCGCGGCCTGGTGCGCGAGACACATCGTCTTACGAAGGGCCTCGTTTACCTCACCATCAGCATCGCCGGCGGCCCGTATGTCGGCCTGCTCGGCACCGTGGTAGGCGTGATGATCACCTTTGCGATCATCTCGAAGAGCGGTGAGGTGGACGTGAACTCGATCGCGCCAGGCATCGCCTCCGCGCTGCTGGCGACTGTCGCCGGTCTGGTCGTCGCGATCCCGGCACTCTTCATCTACAGCTACCTGAATAGCCGTATCAAGGAGACCACGAGCGACATGCACGTCTTCATCGACGAGTTCGTCGCGAAGATGGCCGAGTTCTACCCGCCCGCCGGGGAGTCTTCTCCCTACGCGCCTAACAACGACAAGGTCGCCTGA
- a CDS encoding PrsW family glutamic-type intramembrane protease yields MSNLPPPIPKAYWYYSKDGQTFGPYTGEVLQQKLQAGELTTRTLVAAAGDSGWRSLAEAMGTVPTPPPLAGGEKPTLLAGLAGKVSEASGLEKLEGFSLKHLFSEVTRKHSPEQIEEHFSVGTATTTPPLQSVNAAWPTPWAFVHLLGLSLASSLVLYWALMRFQNPNLIPGWIFVGCFGIPFSVLVFFIESNQLRNVSFYRVMALLIPGGILSLVTSLLIFEYTKLHSYIGAMSAGIVEEVGKLIAVIFFTRKWVKFGWTLNGMLFGAAVGTGFSAFESAGYVFVSMARNSEPETIMMMRAFLSPFTHTIWTAAAAAALWRVKGDRPFEMAMVGDPRFVRIFVIVAGLHMLWNSPLAIPIVGGDMGFIAFRILLGLVGWIVVLLLLQAGLKEVRAAQAGLASAGPDSGKLSSPS; encoded by the coding sequence ATGTCCAATCTACCGCCTCCGATCCCGAAAGCGTACTGGTATTACTCGAAGGATGGACAGACCTTTGGCCCCTATACCGGAGAGGTTCTCCAACAGAAGCTGCAAGCCGGGGAGCTGACCACCCGGACCCTGGTAGCAGCCGCGGGCGACAGCGGTTGGCGCAGCCTGGCTGAGGCCATGGGCACGGTGCCGACCCCGCCGCCGCTCGCAGGAGGGGAGAAGCCAACGCTGCTCGCCGGCCTGGCGGGGAAGGTGAGCGAGGCGTCCGGGCTGGAGAAGCTGGAGGGCTTCAGCCTGAAGCACCTCTTCTCCGAGGTGACCCGCAAGCACTCGCCCGAGCAGATCGAGGAGCACTTCAGCGTGGGCACGGCCACCACCACCCCGCCGCTGCAGAGCGTGAATGCGGCATGGCCGACGCCCTGGGCATTCGTCCATCTGTTAGGCCTGAGCCTCGCCTCCTCGCTGGTGCTCTACTGGGCGCTGATGCGCTTCCAGAATCCGAACCTGATTCCCGGTTGGATCTTCGTGGGCTGCTTCGGCATCCCCTTCTCGGTGCTCGTGTTCTTCATCGAGTCGAACCAGTTGCGGAACGTGTCCTTCTACCGGGTGATGGCGCTGCTCATTCCCGGCGGGATCCTCTCGCTGGTGACCAGCCTGCTGATCTTTGAATACACGAAGCTGCATAGCTACATCGGCGCGATGTCCGCGGGCATCGTGGAGGAAGTGGGCAAGCTGATCGCGGTGATCTTCTTCACGCGGAAATGGGTGAAATTCGGCTGGACCCTCAATGGCATGCTCTTCGGCGCGGCGGTGGGCACGGGCTTCTCCGCCTTCGAGAGCGCGGGCTATGTCTTCGTCTCGATGGCGCGGAATAGCGAGCCCGAGACGATCATGATGATGCGCGCCTTCCTGTCCCCCTTCACGCACACCATCTGGACCGCCGCCGCGGCAGCAGCGCTATGGCGGGTGAAGGGCGACCGGCCCTTCGAGATGGCCATGGTGGGCGATCCGCGTTTCGTGCGGATCTTCGTGATCGTGGCGGGCCTGCACATGCTCTGGAATAGCCCGCTCGCGATCCCCATCGTGGGTGGTGACATGGGCTTCATCGCCTTCCGCATCCTGCTCGGCCTGGTTGGCTGGATCGTGGTGCTGCTGCTGCTCCAGGCGGGGCTCAAGGAGGTGCGAGCGGCACAGGCCGGCCTGGCAAGTGCCGGGCCCGATTCAGGGAAGCTTTCCTCTCCCTCCTGA
- a CDS encoding DUF7133 domain-containing protein gives MTQNPSFLRLGVAAIVLPVAGVSHAAEPLVALQKGDHVAIVGGGLADRQQHHGWLEALIHRAYPELDLTVRNLGFAADEVSVRPRSADVPTTEWFLSMKKGDTSPRPGVVYKAGTDFGADVIFAYWGFNESFHGLEGLEKFKGDLGSYLDAQLSAKYNGKAAPRVVLFSPIAHENLKSPDFPDGEANNVNLALYTKAMAEVANAKGVPFVDLYTPSKELFAKAGSPLTINGIHLTEEGDRQLAPVQFAALFGKQPPSLDDAQVEKIRAAVIDKNQQWHHRYRTVDQYNIFGDRSRISYAGVTNATTLGEELAQRDVKTANRDLRVWAVAKGGDLKVTDDNLPKVNLVPPNREDNTPYLDPEEAIQHLKLAPGCKVELVASEISFPDLVNPVQMAFDTKGKLWIAAWPNYPETSPTTTNFDKLLVFDLDPKTGKAVKCTTFMDGLNCPTGFQFYKDGVLLMQSPDLWYIRDTDGDGKADTKERVLHGLDAADSHHETNSMCLEPGGAVYLSDGVFHRSSVETYDGPVRNTDGAIYRYEANTGKFTRHAPYGFANPHGRVFDYWGNDLITDATGNDNYFGPAMSGHLDSGKHPGMRQFWNRPSRPTPGTAILTSRHFPDDWQGLFLNTNVISVQGIFRAKLSEEGSGIKGETISNLIETDIAKNPNFRPSGITVAPDGSLYFMDWSQMLIGHLQHHLRDPKRDHQHGRLYRITYEGRPLLEPKKIDGEPVAKLLELLKEPENDVRMRAKIELGKRDPKEVIRGVQSWLSVLDEKDAKFEHNVLEALWVHQWHNVVDLDLLKRVLKSPDPRARAQAVRVMGYWRDRVPDALALLRVAADDGAPRVRLEAVRVASFFREWEAADVALTALKHPTDYYIDYCLKETMRQLQPWWKAAISEGKAIAADNPAGINYVLGSVSTGDLAKLPKTPVTLTAILTRPGVPLPQRQQALTDLATIQKAKTLDVLITTLAAGGDGSDDLARLLLQQPVADLKASRAGVEKLLAVKLASVRQAALAAMIAADGSVDTVWAAASKSPGLLVDFLNAVPKVADASVRDGAFDKILPLLSSFPPALEAALSGKKGEARYVRVELPRTGTLTLAEVQVFANGENVALKGSAKQSSTAFDGGAQRAIDGKTNALYESGTQTHTNEGEDSPWWELDLKSDQPVSEIAVWNRQGFEDRLDGFTLTVLDADRQEIFKKTGNPAPRLSAKVEVPHDPAAGVRAAAIRALVTMKKEPAKVFTALAKLVQSGEQVPAAAKGISQLPRDAWAKDLADPVAAALVTWAKQVPADSRTTQDFSEVVQVANELAGMLSPDRAATARKVLADLKVNVFVIKAVPEQLRYDTTEITVEPGKPFEVIFENPDLMPHNIVFVQPGTVQAVATAVQAQAPDKLDSKGRSYVPENDPRILGATKMIEAGQKETLHLTAPEKEGVYEFVCTFPGHWSVMQGKLVVKAK, from the coding sequence ATGACCCAGAATCCCTCGTTCCTCCGCCTCGGTGTCGCCGCGATTGTCCTGCCGGTCGCCGGTGTTTCCCATGCCGCGGAGCCATTGGTGGCCCTGCAAAAGGGCGACCACGTCGCGATCGTCGGCGGTGGTCTGGCGGATCGCCAGCAGCACCATGGATGGTTGGAGGCGCTGATCCATCGGGCCTACCCGGAGCTGGACCTCACCGTGCGGAATCTTGGCTTCGCCGCGGACGAGGTAAGCGTGCGCCCGCGATCCGCGGACGTGCCGACCACGGAGTGGTTCCTCTCGATGAAGAAGGGCGACACGAGCCCGCGGCCGGGGGTGGTCTACAAGGCGGGCACGGACTTCGGGGCGGACGTCATTTTCGCCTACTGGGGCTTCAATGAATCGTTCCACGGACTGGAGGGACTGGAGAAATTCAAGGGCGACCTCGGCAGCTATCTCGATGCCCAGCTCTCGGCGAAGTACAACGGCAAGGCTGCGCCGCGCGTGGTGCTCTTCTCGCCGATCGCCCATGAAAACCTGAAGAGCCCGGACTTCCCCGACGGCGAGGCGAACAACGTGAACCTCGCGCTCTACACGAAGGCGATGGCCGAGGTGGCGAATGCGAAGGGCGTGCCTTTCGTGGATCTCTACACGCCGTCGAAGGAGCTTTTCGCGAAGGCGGGATCGCCGCTCACCATCAATGGCATCCATCTCACGGAGGAGGGCGACCGGCAGCTCGCGCCGGTCCAGTTCGCGGCGCTCTTCGGCAAGCAGCCGCCGTCGCTGGATGACGCACAGGTGGAAAAGATCCGCGCCGCGGTGATCGACAAGAACCAGCAGTGGCACCACCGCTACCGCACCGTCGATCAGTACAATATCTTCGGCGACCGCTCGCGCATCTCCTACGCAGGCGTGACGAATGCGACCACGCTCGGCGAGGAGCTGGCGCAGCGCGACGTGAAGACCGCGAACCGCGACCTGCGCGTGTGGGCCGTGGCCAAGGGCGGCGACCTGAAGGTGACCGACGACAACCTGCCGAAGGTGAACCTGGTCCCGCCGAACCGCGAGGATAACACTCCCTACCTCGACCCGGAAGAAGCCATCCAGCACCTGAAGCTGGCACCGGGTTGCAAGGTGGAGCTGGTCGCTAGCGAGATCAGCTTCCCCGATCTGGTGAATCCGGTGCAGATGGCCTTCGACACGAAGGGCAAGCTGTGGATCGCCGCGTGGCCGAACTATCCGGAGACCTCGCCGACCACGACGAACTTCGACAAGCTGCTCGTCTTCGACCTCGATCCGAAGACGGGCAAGGCCGTGAAGTGCACCACCTTCATGGACGGGCTGAATTGCCCGACCGGCTTCCAATTCTACAAGGACGGCGTGCTGCTGATGCAGTCGCCGGACCTGTGGTACATCCGCGACACCGATGGCGATGGCAAGGCGGATACGAAGGAGCGCGTGCTGCACGGTCTGGATGCCGCGGACTCGCACCACGAGACGAACAGCATGTGCCTGGAGCCGGGCGGCGCGGTCTATCTCAGCGACGGTGTCTTCCACCGCTCGAGCGTGGAGACCTACGACGGACCCGTGCGAAATACGGACGGCGCGATCTACCGCTACGAGGCGAACACCGGGAAATTCACGCGCCATGCTCCCTATGGCTTCGCGAATCCGCACGGCCGCGTCTTCGACTACTGGGGCAATGACCTGATCACCGACGCGACGGGGAACGACAACTACTTCGGCCCCGCGATGAGCGGCCACCTCGACTCGGGCAAGCACCCGGGCATGCGGCAGTTCTGGAATCGCCCGTCGCGCCCGACGCCCGGCACCGCCATCCTGACCAGCCGCCATTTCCCGGATGACTGGCAGGGCCTCTTCCTGAATACGAACGTGATCAGCGTGCAGGGAATCTTCCGCGCGAAGCTCAGCGAGGAGGGCTCCGGCATCAAGGGCGAGACGATCTCGAACCTCATCGAGACGGACATCGCGAAGAATCCGAATTTCCGCCCGTCCGGTATCACGGTCGCGCCGGATGGCTCGCTGTATTTCATGGACTGGTCGCAGATGCTGATCGGTCACCTGCAGCATCACCTGCGCGATCCGAAGCGCGACCACCAGCACGGCCGACTTTACCGCATCACCTACGAGGGACGCCCGCTGCTGGAGCCGAAGAAGATCGACGGTGAGCCAGTGGCGAAGCTGCTGGAACTGCTGAAGGAGCCGGAGAACGACGTGCGCATGCGTGCGAAGATCGAGCTCGGCAAGCGCGACCCGAAGGAGGTCATCCGCGGGGTGCAATCATGGCTGAGCGTGCTGGATGAGAAGGACGCGAAATTCGAGCACAACGTGCTGGAGGCGCTGTGGGTCCACCAGTGGCACAACGTGGTGGATCTGGACCTGCTGAAGCGCGTGCTGAAGTCGCCCGATCCGCGCGCCCGTGCGCAGGCCGTGCGCGTGATGGGCTACTGGCGGGACCGCGTGCCGGACGCGCTGGCACTTCTGAGAGTGGCGGCGGATGACGGGGCACCGCGCGTGCGGCTGGAAGCGGTCCGCGTGGCCAGCTTCTTCCGCGAGTGGGAGGCGGCCGATGTCGCGCTCACCGCGCTGAAGCACCCGACCGACTACTACATCGACTACTGCCTGAAGGAGACGATGCGACAGCTCCAGCCATGGTGGAAGGCGGCCATCAGCGAGGGCAAGGCGATCGCGGCGGACAATCCCGCGGGGATCAATTACGTGCTCGGCTCGGTGAGCACCGGCGATCTCGCGAAGCTGCCGAAGACCCCGGTGACGCTGACGGCGATCCTTACGCGCCCCGGCGTCCCGCTGCCCCAGCGCCAGCAGGCCCTCACGGATCTCGCGACCATCCAGAAGGCGAAGACTCTCGACGTGCTGATCACGACGTTGGCCGCCGGTGGTGATGGCAGTGATGACCTTGCGCGCCTCCTGCTCCAGCAGCCCGTCGCCGATCTGAAGGCGTCGCGCGCCGGGGTGGAAAAGCTGCTGGCAGTGAAGCTCGCCTCCGTGCGGCAGGCCGCGCTCGCCGCGATGATCGCTGCGGATGGCAGCGTGGACACGGTGTGGGCCGCGGCTTCCAAGTCGCCGGGGCTGCTCGTGGATTTCCTGAATGCGGTTCCAAAGGTCGCGGACGCTTCCGTGCGCGACGGTGCCTTCGACAAGATCCTGCCGCTGCTGTCGTCCTTCCCCCCGGCGCTGGAGGCCGCGCTTTCCGGCAAGAAGGGCGAGGCTCGCTACGTGCGGGTCGAGCTCCCGCGCACGGGCACGCTCACGCTGGCGGAGGTGCAGGTCTTTGCGAATGGCGAGAATGTCGCGCTGAAGGGTAGTGCGAAGCAATCGAGCACCGCCTTCGACGGCGGGGCGCAGCGGGCCATTGATGGCAAGACGAACGCGCTCTACGAATCCGGCACCCAGACGCACACGAACGAAGGCGAGGACAGCCCGTGGTGGGAGCTGGACCTGAAGTCGGACCAGCCGGTCTCCGAGATCGCCGTGTGGAATCGCCAGGGCTTCGAGGATCGCCTCGATGGCTTCACGCTCACGGTGCTGGATGCCGATCGCCAGGAGATCTTCAAGAAGACGGGCAATCCCGCACCGCGCCTGAGCGCGAAGGTCGAGGTGCCGCATGACCCGGCAGCGGGCGTGCGCGCCGCGGCCATCCGCGCGCTGGTCACGATGAAGAAGGAGCCCGCGAAGGTCTTCACCGCACTCGCGAAGCTGGTCCAGTCCGGCGAGCAGGTGCCCGCAGCGGCAAAGGGGATCTCGCAACTCCCGCGCGACGCGTGGGCGAAGGATCTCGCCGATCCGGTGGCGGCCGCGCTGGTGACTTGGGCGAAGCAGGTGCCCGCCGACAGCCGCACCACGCAGGACTTCAGCGAGGTGGTGCAGGTGGCGAATGAACTCGCCGGCATGCTTTCCCCGGATCGCGCCGCCACCGCGCGCAAGGTGCTGGCGGACCTGAAGGTGAATGTCTTCGTCATCAAGGCGGTGCCCGAGCAACTCCGCTATGACACCACGGAGATCACCGTGGAGCCGGGCAAGCCCTTCGAGGTGATCTTCGAGAATCCGGACCTCATGCCGCACAATATCGTCTTCGTGCAGCCCGGCACGGTGCAGGCGGTCGCCACCGCCGTGCAAGCGCAGGCACCGGACAAGCTCGACAGCAAGGGCCGCTCCTACGTCCCGGAAAACGACCCGCGCATCCTAGGCGCGACGAAGATGATCGAGGCCGGCCAGAAGGAGACGCTGCACCTGACCGCCCCGGAGAAGGAAGGCGTCTATGAATTCGTCTGCACCTTCCCCGGCCACTGGTCCGTGATGCAGGGGAAGCTGGTGGTGAAGGCGAAGTAA
- a CDS encoding ExbD/TolR family protein, which produces MASADDKSYDDINVTPMVDLYLVLLLIFIIMTTAGVQGMKVQLPKSSAAVDLSQRKMQAITVNNEGKIALNTIPVTLAELESKLGTLKSTTKDLPVVVRGDRKSQYQGIMDVLEVLGRVGIDDIGLAAETSR; this is translated from the coding sequence ATGGCCTCCGCCGACGACAAGTCCTACGACGACATCAACGTCACGCCGATGGTGGATCTCTACCTGGTACTGCTGCTGATCTTCATCATCATGACCACGGCGGGCGTGCAGGGAATGAAGGTGCAGCTCCCGAAGTCGTCCGCGGCGGTGGACCTGTCGCAGCGGAAGATGCAGGCCATCACGGTGAACAACGAGGGCAAGATCGCCCTCAATACCATCCCCGTGACGCTCGCCGAACTGGAGAGCAAGCTCGGCACGCTGAAGTCCACGACGAAGGACCTGCCGGTGGTGGTGCGCGGCGACCGCAAGAGCCAGTACCAGGGAATCATGGACGTGCTCGAGGTGCTCGGGCGCGTGGGCATCGATGACATCGGCCTGGCTGCCGAAACCTCACGCTGA
- a CDS encoding ShlB/FhaC/HecB family hemolysin secretion/activation protein, which yields MAGLLPAFAQQPQPEMTLLVREYRVQGSKLLSSLEIEEAVYPFLGPGRTAADVEGARAALEKSYRDKGYQTVTVQIPPQDPRTGIIRLEVTEGAIGRLRVTGSRYYLPSRIKREIPSLAEGNVPDFDQVKAEIIALNRLPDRTVKPQLRPGVEPGTFDVDLEVEDRSPLHGSLELNNCYSPNTTQTRLNASLSYANLFQLGHTLGLDFQVAPENPDDALVYSGYYLARVSDGVSLMLQATKQDSDISTLGGAAVAGRGEILGLRALFDLPGTDTFYQTFALGMDWKTFEEDLTVAGVTGNTPIEYYPISANYGANWVRKDSFTQANLSLNFHLRGMGGDGREFDNKRYQSDGSYIYLRGDVSHTRDLKDGAQLFGKVQGQLSSQPLVNSEQLSGGGLGNARGYLEATALGDNGVFGSAEYRTRSFIGKKDERGKQADEWRLHAFVDGGTLTVLKPLPSQKSFYNFLSAGVGTRFRLRDHYNGSLDVAVPFTTQTDAESGEVRVTFRGWAEF from the coding sequence ATGGCGGGGCTGCTTCCGGCCTTCGCGCAGCAGCCGCAGCCGGAGATGACCTTGCTGGTCCGCGAGTATCGCGTGCAGGGCTCGAAGCTGCTCTCGTCGCTGGAGATCGAGGAGGCGGTGTATCCTTTCCTCGGCCCGGGCCGTACGGCGGCGGATGTGGAAGGCGCACGCGCCGCGCTGGAGAAGTCGTATCGCGACAAGGGCTACCAGACCGTGACGGTGCAGATCCCGCCGCAAGATCCCCGCACGGGCATCATCCGCCTGGAGGTGACGGAGGGGGCCATCGGCAGGCTGCGCGTCACGGGATCCCGCTACTATCTTCCTAGTAGGATCAAGCGGGAGATCCCGTCCTTGGCCGAGGGGAATGTGCCGGACTTCGACCAGGTGAAGGCGGAGATCATCGCGCTGAACCGCCTGCCGGATCGCACGGTGAAGCCGCAGCTCCGCCCCGGCGTGGAGCCCGGGACCTTCGACGTCGATCTGGAAGTCGAGGACAGGTCCCCGCTGCACGGATCGCTGGAGCTGAACAACTGCTATAGCCCGAATACCACGCAGACCCGGCTGAATGCCTCGCTCAGCTATGCCAATCTCTTCCAGCTCGGCCACACGCTCGGGCTGGACTTCCAGGTCGCTCCGGAGAATCCGGACGATGCGCTGGTTTACTCCGGCTACTATCTCGCCCGTGTCTCGGACGGCGTGAGCCTGATGCTCCAGGCCACGAAGCAGGACAGCGACATCTCCACGCTGGGCGGCGCGGCGGTGGCGGGTCGCGGCGAGATCCTCGGCCTGCGCGCGCTCTTCGACCTGCCGGGCACGGACACCTTTTACCAGACCTTTGCCCTCGGCATGGATTGGAAGACCTTCGAGGAAGACCTGACCGTGGCCGGTGTCACGGGGAACACGCCGATCGAGTACTATCCGATCAGTGCGAACTACGGCGCGAACTGGGTGCGCAAGGACTCCTTCACACAGGCGAACCTCTCGCTGAATTTCCACCTGCGAGGCATGGGCGGAGACGGTCGCGAGTTTGACAACAAGCGCTACCAATCCGACGGCAGCTACATCTACCTGCGCGGGGATGTCTCGCACACGCGCGACTTGAAGGATGGCGCACAGCTCTTTGGCAAGGTGCAGGGCCAGCTCTCCAGCCAGCCGCTGGTGAATAGCGAGCAACTCAGTGGCGGCGGCCTCGGCAATGCCCGCGGCTACCTGGAAGCGACCGCGCTGGGCGACAACGGCGTCTTCGGCTCAGCCGAGTATCGCACGCGCTCCTTCATCGGAAAGAAGGACGAGCGCGGCAAGCAGGCGGACGAGTGGCGGCTGCACGCCTTCGTCGATGGCGGCACGCTCACGGTGCTGAAGCCGCTGCCTTCGCAGAAGTCCTTCTACAATTTCCTCAGCGCCGGCGTGGGCACGCGCTTCCGCCTGCGCGACCACTACAACGGCTCGCTCGATGTCGCGGTGCCCTTCACCACCCAGACCGACGCCGAGTCCGGCGAGGTCCGCGTCACCTTCCGCGGCTGGGCCGAATTCTAA
- a CDS encoding thrombospondin type 3 repeat-containing protein, whose product MKFTFRIPLHLAIPSLVIGLLAPVVNAAPVVQATEGHVLLAFRDSSNSAAGSYLVNLGPVSQFESAAANSTTAVATIGALGADLDAFDKFDEGTQTLLPWHTRSQVLWAAFARNSNDNDAVYITRARPSVAAQSAPWGARTGSQQNAASSEIGSVVIGGYNVLSSTVGEPDSANNSRGGFQPVSVDGSVSYRWQVASEGRSDFGLWSSVERSFVNGAAGSPLDLYVYRKNPNAALYENGTVGYLGYFSITTTGVVSFTRAGTNPFLIDTDGDGFSDGDEALAGTNPNNPSSFFRIPAPVVVPGTSQTFNFPTIALRKYIIEYNDDLAGAWIQVHEHLSGSGAAPVNWTDTDPARVSLPRGFYRARVANP is encoded by the coding sequence ATGAAATTCACTTTTAGAATTCCTCTCCATTTGGCGATTCCGTCGCTGGTCATCGGGCTCCTCGCGCCGGTGGTGAATGCGGCTCCCGTCGTCCAGGCGACCGAGGGCCATGTGCTGTTGGCCTTCCGTGATTCCTCGAACTCTGCCGCCGGTTCTTACCTCGTGAATCTGGGCCCCGTTTCCCAATTCGAATCCGCGGCTGCAAACTCGACCACTGCGGTGGCGACGATCGGCGCGCTGGGTGCCGACCTCGATGCCTTCGACAAATTCGACGAGGGCACCCAGACCCTGCTGCCGTGGCACACCCGCAGCCAGGTGCTGTGGGCCGCCTTCGCTCGGAACTCGAATGACAATGACGCGGTGTACATCACCCGCGCCCGTCCGTCTGTGGCCGCACAGAGCGCGCCGTGGGGTGCCCGCACCGGCTCGCAGCAAAATGCGGCCTCGTCCGAGATCGGCTCGGTGGTCATCGGCGGCTACAATGTGCTGTCCTCGACGGTGGGTGAGCCGGACTCCGCGAACAACTCGCGCGGTGGCTTCCAGCCCGTGTCCGTGGATGGCAGCGTGAGCTACCGCTGGCAGGTGGCTTCCGAGGGTCGCTCGGATTTCGGCCTGTGGTCGTCGGTCGAGCGGAGCTTCGTGAACGGAGCCGCCGGCTCGCCGCTCGACCTCTACGTCTATCGGAAGAATCCGAATGCCGCGCTCTATGAAAACGGGACGGTCGGCTACCTCGGCTACTTCTCCATCACCACGACCGGCGTGGTGAGCTTCACCCGCGCGGGGACGAATCCCTTCCTCATCGATACCGACGGTGACGGCTTCAGCGATGGTGACGAGGCGCTGGCGGGAACGAATCCCAACAACCCATCTTCCTTCTTCCGCATCCCGGCTCCGGTCGTGGTGCCCGGCACTTCGCAGACCTTCAATTTCCCGACGATCGCCCTGCGGAAATACATCATCGAATACAATGACGACCTGGCCGGTGCGTGGATCCAGGTGCACGAGCACCTCTCCGGCAGTGGTGCCGCACCCGTGAACTGGACGGATACCGACCCGGCCCGGGTCAGCCTGCCGCGGGGCTTCTACCGCGCCCGTGTGGCCAATCCATGA